In Candidatus Manganitrophus noduliformans, the genomic stretch CTTTCGGGTCAGACTCCCGATGATAATGATGGGAGCGGCGGGGAAGAGAAGAACCCGGACGAGGTCGATGAAGAAGATTTCGTAGCCGGCGCGGAGGCGGACCAGTTTGACCATGCTCGGATGGTATTCGATTCTCCCCTCGTTGAGGGCGTCCGTGACGATTTTGTTCTGGCTGTTTTCAACCTGCGCCTCGGTGGGATCGACGCTGCTGCTGACGAGGGCTTCATACCGGGGCGGGTTCCAGGCGTATCCGGCGAGGGCAAGAATCAGAGAGAGAACGACCCCGACCGCCCAGAGAGCGCCCAGATCTTTTTTATCAACGACCGCTTCCCGGGTTGGAACCTGAATTTGTTGCTCCACATGTTGTTGCATAGTTATTTTCCTGGGTTATTAAGTGAATGTGGAGACATATCATAACGGGGTCTGGAGAAAAAAACAAGGGGTTGTCTCATCTATACCATCCGTGCCACCGTAGCGACGATCACCTCCCGCGCCCCGCCCTTCAGGAGGATCTTTGACCCTTCCCGCAGGGTGGCGCCGGTGGTGTAGACGTCATCCACCAGCAGGATGCGCTTTCCTTCGATCGGCGCCGGATCCGATAGATGAAAAGCCCGCCGGACGTTCTGCGCCCGCTCTCTCCGCGAAAGACCGACCTGGGGGAGGGTGTCCCGGGAGCGGTTCAACGCGTCGATCAGGAGCGGAACCCGGGTGAGACAGGCGATTCTCTGCGCCAGCAGGAGCGATTGGTTGAACTCCCGCGTTCGAAGTCGGGCCGGATGCAGCGGGACGGCCGCCACCAGATCAAACTGAACGGGTGTCAGCCTTTCCATGATCAGATCTGCCAATGGGGCGGCCAGGGAAGTCTGCTTTTGGTATTTGAAGCGTTGTATCGCATCGGCGAGGATTCCTTCATAGGGGTAGGGGGTAAAGGCGCGCGAGAAGGCCGGGAGATCTTCCCGGCACTCCGCGCAATAGTGGTCGGGGCTGTGTGAAAGGGCCGAGGACGAAGGGAATGGGGTCGCGCAAACGGGGCATTGGGGCCCTGTCAACGGCCGGATCGTTTCCCAGCAGCCGGGGCAATAAGGGAGGTCCGATCTTTCATCTGAAATCGGGAGATCGCAATGACTGCAGGCGCGGGGATAAATTAAATCGAGGAGCTTCCTCAAAAAACGGGACCGACGGTCAGCGATGCCGGGCATAATAAATCACCCCCGCGGCGCCGGAGAGGACGCCGGTGCTCAGAATGATCA encodes the following:
- a CDS encoding ComF family protein is translated as MPGIADRRSRFLRKLLDLIYPRACSHCDLPISDERSDLPYCPGCWETIRPLTGPQCPVCATPFPSSSALSHSPDHYCAECREDLPAFSRAFTPYPYEGILADAIQRFKYQKQTSLAAPLADLIMERLTPVQFDLVAAVPLHPARLRTREFNQSLLLAQRIACLTRVPLLIDALNRSRDTLPQVGLSRRERAQNVRRAFHLSDPAPIEGKRILLVDDVYTTGATLREGSKILLKGGAREVIVATVARMV